CTCCAGCGCAACGGGCTGGATTGACGGTGGGCGATGAACTGCTGGCCCTGAACGGGTGGCGCCTGCGGCAGTCCGAGGACCTGAAGGCCGTGCTGGCCAGCGTCGATCCGGGTGCTCCCCTGCAGGTGCTCTACGTCCGTGACGGTCAGGTGCGCAGCGCCGATCTCCAGCCCGGGCCTCCGGCGGTGGAGGCCTGGAGCCTGCGCATCGATCCCGGCGCCGAGCCCGCGGCGGAGGCCCGCCGCCAACGCTGGCTTGCCCTGGAGTGTCCATGAACCTGCGCCAGCAACCCCTTCTCGTGGCGGCCGTGGCGGCGGCGGGCATGCTGGTGCTGGGCGTGATCGGCTGGATCAGCCGGGGCCTGGCGGATGCCGAGGCGGGGAACGGCAGCAGGGCTTCGCTGCTGGAACTGCTCGAGGAGGTGCGCCAGCCCCCGATGGCTCCGGAACCTGGCCGCCGCAATGCCCCAGGCCCGCCCTCGGAGAGCCGCTGGACCTCCCCCATGACGTCCCCCCGCTGTCTGGCGGCCGCCAACGGGCCCCAGAGTCAGCGGCTGCGCGCCCTCCTGGAACAGCTGCGCACCAAGCCGGTGCGGTTGCGAATCCACCCCACCAACTACGGCATCCGCTACAGCCGTGATGCCTTCGGCAATCCCCTCGATCCCACCCCGCGGGTGGTGGTGCTGCACGAAACCGTCTTCGGTATCGGCTCGGCCATCAACACGTTCCTCACGCCTCACCCCCGCGATGAAGACCAGGTGAGTTACCACGCCGTGATCGGCCTCGACGGCAAGACCGTGCTGCTGCTCGATCCGGAGCAGCG
This sequence is a window from Cyanobium sp. PCC 7001. Protein-coding genes within it:
- a CDS encoding N-acetylmuramoyl-L-alanine amidase — translated: MNLRQQPLLVAAVAAAGMLVLGVIGWISRGLADAEAGNGSRASLLELLEEVRQPPMAPEPGRRNAPGPPSESRWTSPMTSPRCLAAANGPQSQRLRALLEQLRTKPVRLRIHPTNYGIRYSRDAFGNPLDPTPRVVVLHETVFGIGSAINTFLTPHPRDEDQVSYHAVIGLDGKTVLLLDPEQRAFGAGNSAFRGQWVVTNPEFRGSVNNFALHVSLETPLDGEDDGPSHSGYTAAQYDALAALLADWMERYPIPPDHITTHRAVDLGGERADPRSFDWGALQRRLESLGALC